The Burkholderiales bacterium JOSHI_001 genomic sequence TCTGGGCATTCAAACCCACCTGGTGGTCACGCCCGCTGGCGTGCTGAACGCCCACCACGAACTGGGCCTGGACCGGGCCGGACTGGAAGCCCTGGCCGACCAGGCCCATGCCCCGGGCGACATCGGTGCCTGCGTGGCCAGCGGCAGCTTCGCCACCACGGCCATGGTGGTGGCACCGTGTTCCATGAAGACCCTGGCCGCGGTGGCCCACGGCCTGTGCGACAACCTGCTCACGCGCGCCGCCGACGTCACGCTGAAGGAACGTCGCCGGCTCATCCTGCTGGTGCGTGAAACCCCGTTGAACCTGGCCCACCTGCGCAACATGACCGCCGTCACCGAGATGGGCGGCATCGTCTTCCCGCCGCTGCCGGCCTTCTACAACAAGCCCAAGTCCATCGACGAGATGGTGGACGACACCGTGGAGCGGGTGCTGGAACTGGCCGGGGTGGCCGGCGCGCAGCCGCGGGTGTGGACGGGCCTGCGCGACGGCGCCTAGGACCCTAGACCGGCAGCCATTGCCGGCGCGCCGCCATCACCGCGTTCGGGTATTCAGGCCGCCCGCGGCTGCCGTTGTAGCGGCCCAGGGCCAGGAACAGGTCACCGCGTTCCAGTTGAAGGTAATGGCGCAGGATGACGCAGCCAAAGCGCAGGTTGGTCTGGGTGTGGAACAGGCGCGCGGGGTCGCCGTCCCCGATGACACGGGCCCAGAAGGGCATCACCTGCATGTAGCCGCGCGCGCCCACCGAACTGATGGCGTACTTGCGGAACGCGCTCTCCACCTGCACCAGCCCCAGCACCAGTTCCGGCTCGAGCGCGGCGCGCTTGCTTTCGTACCAGAGGGTTTCCAGGAACTCCACGCGCACCGCGTGTTCGCTCTTGCGGCGCTTCAGGCGTTCGCTGTTGGCGCCCAGCCAGCGCAGGTAGGCCATGCGCGCTTCGACGTCGTCAAACACCGGCTTGGGTGGCGCGTCTTCCGCCACGGCAGCCGCGAGGGCACCGCGCACCGCGTCGGCCAGGGGCTCTTCACGCTGGGCGCCGGCCCGCGCCGCGCGCCAAGGCGCCAACAGGGTGCCCAGCGTGAGCGCCGCGCCGCTGGCCAGCAGGCCGCGCCGGCTGGTCGCGGTGGGCCAGGCCTTCATGCCGAAAGGCGCGCCTTCACGAAGGCGGCCACCTCGGCAGCGGGCACGGTGCTGGCCTGGGCTTCGCGCCGCCCCTGCACTTCCACCTGGCCGGCCTTCAGGCCGCGGTCGGAGATCACCACCCGGTGCGGCACGCCGATCAGTTCCCAGTCGGCAAACATGGCGCCGGGGCGTTCGCCGCGATCGTCCAGCATCACGTCGATGCCGGCCGCCAGCAGTTCATCGTGCAGGGCGTCGGCGGCGGCCTTCACCTCGGCGCTGCGGTCGTAGCCAATGGGGCAGACCACCACGGTGAAGGGCGCGATGGCGTCCGGCCAGACGATGCCGCGTTCGTCATGCCCCTGTTCGATGGCCGCGCCCAGGATGCGCGTGACGCCGATGCCGTAGCAGCCCATCTGCATGAACTGCGGCTTGCCGGTCTCGTCCAGGTAGGTGGCGTTCATCGCCTTGCTGTACTTGGTGCCGAGGAAGAACACATGGCCCACCTCGATGCCGCGCTGGATGGCCAGCAGACCTTTGCCGTCCGGCGAGGGGTCGCCTTCCAGCACGTTGCGGATGTCGGCCACCACATCGGGCTCGGGCAGGTCGCGGCCCCAGTTCACGCCCGTGAGGTGGAAGTCGGCGTCGTTGGCGCCGCAGACGAAGTCGGCCATGTTCGCGACGGTGCGGTCGGCCACCACCTTCAGCGGCTGCTTCAAACCGATCGGTCCCAGGTAACCCGGCTTGCAGCCGAAATGGGCCTCGATCTCTGCGCCGGTGGCAAAGCGGAAGCCACCTTTCAGGCCTTCCACTTTGCCGGCTTTCACCTCGTTCAGCGCATGGTCGCCACGCACCAGCAGGAGCCAGACAGTGGTCTTCTTGATGGCGCCGGCTTCGTCCAGCTCATCGGTGGCCAGCACCAGGCTTTTCACGGTGCGCTGCAGCGGGATGTTCAGCAGCGCCGCCACGTCCTCGCAGGTGCTCTTGCCCGGCGTGGGGGTCTTGGCCAGCGCCTGCGCCGCCGGCGCACGCGTGGCCAGCAGCGGCAGTGCCTCGGCCAGTTCGATGTTGGCGGCGTAGTCGCTGCTGGGGCAATAGACGATGGCGTCTTCGCCGGTGTCGGCGATGACCTGGAATTCATGGCTCAGGTCGCCGCCGATGGCGCCGGTGTCGGCAGCCACCGCGCGGTACTGCAGGCCGAAGCGGTCGAAGATGCGCTTGTAGGCTTCGAACATGCCCTGGTAGCTCTTGGTGGCGCCGGCTTCGTCGCGGTCGAAGGAGTAGGCGTCCTTCATCGTGAATTCACGCCCGCGCATCACGCCGAAGCGCGGGCGGCGCTCGTCGCGGAACTTGGTCTGGATGTGGTAGAAATTTCTCGGCAGCTGGCGATAGCTGCGCAATTCCTGCCGGGCGATGTCGGTGACCACCTCTTCGCTGGTGGGCTGGATGATGAAGTCGCGCTCGTGCCGGTCTTTCACCCGCAGCAATTCGGGCCCCATCTTTTCAAACCGGCCGGTCTCCTGCCACAGCTCGGCGGGCTGCACCACGGGCATCAGCAGTTCCACCGCGCCGGCGCGGTTCATCTCCTCGCGGATGATGGCTTCCACCTTGCGGATGACCCGCAGGCCCATGGGCATGTAGTTGTAAATGCCCGCACCCAACCGCTTGATCATGCCCGCGCGCATCATCAGCTTGTGGCTGGCGATCTCGGCGTCAGCGGGGGCCTCCTTGAGGGTGGCGATGAAGAACTGGGAGGCTTTCATGCGGCGCGCTGCGATACCTGCACCGGCATGCGGGAAAGCGAGCTTCGTGTGCCCAGCAGCCCCGGTGCAATAATCGTTTCAATTCAAGAATTTGGGGTTTGATTATGCTCGACCGTGAAGGCTTCAGGCCCAACGTCGGCATCGTCCTGCTCAACTCGCGCAACCAGGTTTTCTGGGGCAAGCGGCTGCGCACACACTCGTGGCAGTTCCCGCAAGGCGGCATCAAATACGGTGAGACGCCGGAACAAGCCATGTTCCGCGAGTTGCATGAGGAAGTGGGCCTGCGGCCCGAGCATGTGCGCATCCTGGCGCGCACGCGCGACTGGCTGCGCTACGAGGTGCCGGACAATTTCATCCGCAAGGATGCCCGCGGCCACTACAAGGGCCAGAAGCAGATCTGGTTCCTGCTGATGCTGGTGGGCCGCGACAGCGACCTGGACCTGCGCGCCACCAACCACCCGGAGTTCGACGCCTGGCGTTGGAACGATTACTGGGTGCCGCTGGACGTGGTGATCGAGTTCAAGCGCAAGGTCTACGAACTGGCGCTGACCGAACTGGCGCGCTACCTGCCGCGCGGCACGCACCCCACACGCTTCCTGCGCGGCGGCATGCGCGGGCGTCGCCATGACGATTTGCCGCCCGATGGGGTGATGGACCCCAGCATGGACGGCGGCCTCGAATCCGGCGGGCACGAGACCACGCCGGGTGAGCACCACGACTGACGCTCAGCTCAGGACCAGGTTGTCGCGGTGGATGAGCTCGGGCTCGTTGGTGTAGCCCAGCATCGCCTCGATCTGGCTGGAGGGCTTGCGCGCGATCAGCCGCGCTTCCACGGCGGAGTAGTTGGACAGGCCACGGGCCACCTCTGCACCCGCGGCTGAGCGCACCGCGATCACGTCGCCACGGGCAAAGTCGCCCTGCACTTCCACCACGCCGATGGGCAGCAGGCTCTTGCCCTCGTCCAGCAACTTGGCGCGCGCGCCGTCGTCCACCACCACAGCACCACGCAACTGCAGGTGGTCGGCCATCCACTGCTTGCGTGCCGCCACCTTGGGCGTGGCGGCCACCAGCGCGGTGCCGATGGCTTCGCCCGCCGCCAGGCGCAGCAGCACGTCGGTTTCGCGGCCCCAGGCAATGACGGTGGACGCACCGCTGCCCGCCGCGCGCTTGGCCGCCAGGATCTTGGTGAGCATGCCGCCGCGGCCGATGGCCGAGCCGGCGCCACCGGCCATGCGTTCCAGTTCGGGCGTGCCGGCCTCGGCCTGGGCGATGAACTTCGCTTCCGGGTCCTTGCGCGGGTCGGCCGAGTACAGGCCGCGCTGGTCGGTCAGGATCACCAGCGCATCGGCTTCCACCAGGTTGGCCACCAGGGCACCCAGCGTGTCGTTGTCGCCGAACTTGATCTCGTCGTTGACCACGGTGTCGTTCTCGTTGATCACCGGGATGACGTTCAGGCTGAGCAACGTCAACAGGGTGGAACGCGCGTTCAAATAGCGCTCGCGGTCGGCCAGGTCGGCATGGGTGAGCAGCACCTGGGCGCTGCCCATGCCGTGCTCGGACAGCTTGGTTTCGTACATCTGCGCCAGGCCCATCTGGCCCACCGCGGCGGCGGCCTGCAGTTCATGCAGTTCCTTGGGCCGCGCGGTCCAGCCCAGGCGCTTCATGCCTTCGGCGATGGCGCCGCTGGACACCATCACCACCTCGCGGCCTTCGCGTGCCAGCGTGGCCAGCTGCCGGCACCAGTTGCCGATGGCCTGCGCGTCCACACCCTTGCCTTCGTTGGTGACCAGGCTGGAGCCCACCTTCACCACGATGCGGCGGGCGCCCTTCAGCACGCCGCTCATTCGTCGGCTCCGTTGGCCTCGGCGGGGGCTTCGAAGCGCGGGTCGGGTTCGGGGATGGGCGCGTTGCGCGCCGCCGCCACGTGTTCGTAGACGGCCTGCACCAGCGGGTCCAGGCCCTGGCGCGCGAGCGCCGAGACCTCGAACACCGGGCCCTTCCAGCGGTAGCGGCGCACGAAGTCCTTCACCAGCTTAGTGCGATGGTCCTCGGGCACCATGTCCATCTTGTTCAGCACCAGCCAGCGCGGCTTGTCGTGCAGGGCCTGGTCGTACTTCTGCAGTTCCTTCACGATGGCGCGCGCCTGCGCCACCGGGTCCACGCTCTCGTCAAACGGGGCCATGTCCACCACGTGAAGCAGCAGCCGCGTGCGCTGCAGGTGTCGCAGGAACAGGTGGCCCAGGCCCGCACCTTCGCTGGCGCCTTCGATCAGGCCGGGGATGTCGGCCACCACGAAGCTGCGCTCCGGGCCGGCCCGCACCACGCCCAGGTTGGGGTGCAAGGTGGTGAAGGGGTAGTCGGCGATCTTGGGTCGGGCGTTGGAGATGGCCGCGATCAGGGTGCTCTTGCCCGCGTTGGGCATGCCCAGCAGGCCCACGTCGGCCAGCACGCGCAATTCCAGCTTCAGCTTGCGCGCTTCGCCGGGCCAGCCGGGTGTCTTCTGCTTGGGCGCGCGGTTGGTGGCGCTCTTGAAGTGCAGGTTGCCGAAGCCGCCGTCGCCACCTTTGGCCAGCAGCACCTTTTCATCCGGCACCAGCAACTCGGCCAGCACCTGCTCGGTGTCCAGGTCCTTGATGATGGTACCCACCGGCATGCGCAGCACGATGTCGTCGGCGGCAGCACCAAACTGGTCGCTGCCGCGGCCGGGTTCGCCGTTGCGGGCTTCGTGGCGGCGCGCGTAGCGGTAGTCGATCAGGGTGTTCAGGTTGCGATCGGCCACTGCCCAGACGCTGCCGCCGCGGCCGCCGTCGCCGCCGTTGGGCCCGCCAAAGGGGATGAACTTCTCGCGCCGGAAGCTCACGCAGCCGGCGCCGCCGTTGCCGGCGGCGATGTCGATGGTGGCTTCGTCAACGAACTTCATGGCGGGGATTGTCCAATTCAGAGGGCCCAAACAAAAGCCCCGGCGGGCCGGGGCTTTCGGTGAAGGGTGCAGCGCGCCTTCAGGCGGGCGTCACGTTCACCGTGTGGCGGTTCTGCGGGCCCTTGACGGCGAAGAACACTTCGCCATCGACCAACGCATACAGCGTGTGGTCCTTGCCCAGGCCGACGTTCAGGCCGGGGTGGAACTTGGTGCCGCGCTGGCGAACGATGATGCCGCCGGCGGAGATGGCCTGGCCGCCATACACCTTCACGCCCAGCATCTTGGGTTGAGAGTCGCGGCCGTTCCGGGTGGAACCGCCGCCTTTTTTCTGTGCCATGGTGCTTTAACTCCTGGTGGTGCTGATCAGGCCGCGATGGCGCCGATCTGCAGCTCGGTGAAGGCCTGGCGGTGACCGCCATGCTTCTGGAAGTGCTTGCGGCGGCGCATCTTGAAGATGCGCACCTTGTCGTGCCGGCCTTGTGCCACAACCGTGGCCTTCACGCTGGCGCCCGCCACCAAGGGACTCCCGACCTTCAGGTCCTCGCCGCTACCCACGGCAAGCACCTCACTGATCACGATCTCCTGGCCCAGGTCCGCAGCAATCTGTTCTACCTTGATCTTTTCGCCGACAGCAACCTTGTATTGTTTGCCACCGGTTTTTATGACCGCGTACATGTGTGCCCTTTCAAAGAAATCCCCCGGTCAGGCTGAACTGCCCGAACGGAAGAACCGAGCATTATAGCGGCAACTGTCAGAACGCCCTGAACACCTTCGTCCACCAGCGACGGCGCGGGGCGATTCCTATAATTCGAGGTTATTTTCTTCGATCGCCGCCCCTCGTGACCGCAACCCCTGCCCTCCCATCCGCCGGCACCGACCTCCTGGCGGCCCAGATGCAGCAGGTGGACGACGTCATCCGCCAGCGCCTGGCGTCCGACGTGGTGCTGATCAACCAGATCTCGCACTACATCATCAGTGCGGGTGGCAAGCGCATCCGGCCGCGACTGGTGCTGCTGTTCGCCGGAGCCCTGGGCTTCGACGGCCCGCAGCGCTTCACGCTGGCGGCCATCGTCGAGTTCATCCACACCGCCACCCTGCTGCACGACGACGTGGTGGACGAATCGTCCCTGCGGCGCGGCCGCCAGACTGCCAACGCCATGTTTGGCAACGCCGCCAGCGTGCTGGTGGGGGACTTCCTGTATTCGCGGGCCTTTCAGATGATGGTGTCGGTGGACCGCATGCGGGTGCTGGACGTGCTGGCCGACGCCACCAACGTCATTGCCGAAGGCGAAGTGCTGCAGTTGATGAACATGCATGACCCCGATCTGACCGTCGAGGACTATCTGCGCGTCATCCGCTACAAGACCGCCAAGCTGTTCGAGGCCAGCGCCCGCCTGGGCGCCGTGCTGGCCGGCGCGCCCACCGATGTGGAAGAGCACTGCGCCGACTACGGCCGATCGCTGGGCACGGCCTTCCAGATCGTGGACGACCTGCTCGACTACGAGGGCGACACGCACGAACTGGGTAAGAACGTCGGCGACGACCTGCGCGAAGGCAAGCCCACCCTGCCGCTGCTGGTGGCGATGGAACGTGGCACCGACGCCGACCGCCAGGTGATCCGCCATGCCATCGAACATGGCGAGGTGGAGCGCCTGGGCGACATTGTCCAGATCGTGCGCCGAACCGGGGCGCTGGAAGTGACGCGTGATGCCGCCCGCGCCCAGGCGGCGAAGGCGCGTGAATGCCTTGGCGTCCTGCCTGAATCGGCCTTCCGCGAAGCTCTGCTAGAATTATCAATTCGGTCGGTGGACCGCTCGTCTTGACCCGGTTCAAGGCGGTGCAATCACCGGTCGCTGTGAATGCCCCGGCCCGAGCGGTCGGGGGTTTGCAACAGTCGGGGTGTAGCTTAGCCTGGTAGAGCGCTACGTTCGGGACGTAGAGGCCGGAGGTTCGAATCCTCTCACCCCGACCACTTTTTCCACCATCCGCCGTCTTCAGCATTGCGCGCCGTGGCGCGCGACGTGCCCGGGCCAGATCGGGTTAAGCTCCCGGCCTCCGCGTGGCAAGCGTGACATAGTGCCCTTTGGCCGCTGCCCCCCTGGCCCGCGCTGAACTTACAGTTCCGATTCCGGGCGAGGTGATGCTCGACCCGGGCGCCCGTGTTGTTTGCAGGAGGTGAAGTCTTGGCCGTGGATACCGTCGTTGACCAGCCGCAGTCCGCCCTGTCGGGCGTGGCGCGCGTGTTGGTTCATGCGGGAAAACTCAATGCCAAGACCGCCGAAGCCTTGGCCGCCGGCGCCAAGGAGCGCAAGTCCAGTTTTGTCTCGGCGGTGATCTCCGCCGGCGCAGTGTCGGCCGCCGACCTGGCGCACACCCTGGCCGTCACGCTGGCGCTGCCGCTGATGGACCTGCACGCGCTGGACTTCGAGCGCCTGCCGCGCAACGTGGTGGACGCCAAGCTCACCCAGCAGTACCAGGTGGTGGTGCTGGGCCGGCGCGGCAACCGCCTGTTCATCGGCGGGGCCGACCCCACCGACCAGGAAGCGGTCGAGCGCATCAAGTTCGCCACCCAGTTGTCGCCCGAGTGGGTGATCGTCGAATACGACAAGCTGTCGCGCCTGCTGGAGTCCCAAGGCACCAGCGCCAACGAGGCGATTGAAAACCTGGCCTCCGGCGACTTCGAGTTCGACGTCACCGAAGAGGACGCCACCGTCAGCGAGGCCAACGAGGTCACCGCCGAGGTGGAGGACGCGCCGGTGGTGCGCTTCCTGCAGAAGATGCTGATCGACGCCATCAACATGCGCGCGTCCGACCTGCACTTCGAGCCCTTCGAATACAACTACCGGGTGCGTTTCCGCATCGACGGTGAACTGCGCGAAATCACCCAGCCGCCGATCGCCATCAAGGACAAGCTGGCCTCGCGCATCAAGGTCATCAGCCGGCTGGACATTGCCGAGAAGCGCGTGCCGCAGGACGGCCGCATGAAGCTGAAGTTCGGCAACAAGGCCATCGACTTCCGCATCTCGACGCTGCCCACGCTGTTTGGCGAAAAGATCGTGATCCGGATCCTGGACCCGTCCTCGGCCAAGCTGGGCATCGAGGCCCTGGGCTACGAGAAGATCGAGAAGGAACGCCTGCTCAAAGCCATCGTGCGGCCCTACGGTATGGTGCTGGTCACCGGGCCCACGGGTTCGGGCAAGACGGTGTCGCTGTACACCTGCCTGAACATCCTGAACCAGCCGGGCGTGAACATCTCCACCGTGGAAGACCCGGCGGAAATCAACCTGCCGGGCGTGAACCAGGTCAACGTCAACGACAAGGCGGGGCTGAATTTCGCCGTTGCTTTGAAGGCCTTCCTGCGCCAGGACCCGGACATCATCATGGTGGGCGAGATCCGCGACCTGGAAACCGCCGACATCGCCATCAAGGCCGCCCAGACCGGCCACATGGTGATGAGCACCCTGCACACCAACGACGCCCCCACCACACTGACGCGTATGTTGAACATGGGCATTGCGCCGTTCAACATCGCCGCCAGCGTGATTCTCATCACGGCGCAACGCTTGGCGCGCCGCTTGTGTGAAAACTGCAAGGCGCAGGCCGATTACCCTCAGGAAGCGCTGTTGCGTGCGGGGTTCAAGCCCGACGACCTGGACGGATCCTGGAAGCCCTACCGGGCCGTGGGATGCTCTTCGTGCAACAACGGCTACAAGGGCCGTGTCGGGCTGTACCAGGTGATGCCCATCACCGAGGAACAGCAGAGGATCATCCTGGCCCAGGGCACGGCCATGGACATCGCGACACAGGCGCAGAAGGACGGGGTGCGCGACCTGCGCCAATCGGGCCTTCTGAAGGTGCGCAGCGGGATGACCACCCTGGAAGAGGTCATCTCGGTGACCAACGAATGATCGCGCGGCGCTGGCGGTCGCGGG encodes the following:
- a CDS encoding ribosomal protein L21 (PFAM: Ribosomal prokaryotic L21 protein~TIGRFAM: ribosomal protein L21), whose amino-acid sequence is MYAVIKTGGKQYKVAVGEKIKVEQIAADLGQEIVISEVLAVGSGEDLKVGSPLVAGASVKATVVAQGRHDKVRIFKMRRRKHFQKHGGHRQAFTELQIGAIAA
- a CDS encoding geranylgeranyl pyrophosphate synthase (PFAM: Polyprenyl synthetase); the protein is MQQVDDVIRQRLASDVVLINQISHYIISAGGKRIRPRLVLLFAGALGFDGPQRFTLAAIVEFIHTATLLHDDVVDESSLRRGRQTANAMFGNAASVLVGDFLYSRAFQMMVSVDRMRVLDVLADATNVIAEGEVLQLMNMHDPDLTVEDYLRVIRYKTAKLFEASARLGAVLAGAPTDVEEHCADYGRSLGTAFQIVDDLLDYEGDTHELGKNVGDDLREGKPTLPLLVAMERGTDADRQVIRHAIEHGEVERLGDIVQIVRRTGALEVTRDAARAQAAKARECLGVLPESAFREALLELSIRSVDRSS
- a CDS encoding glutamate 5-kinase (PFAM: PUA domain; Amino acid kinase family~TIGRFAM: glutamate 5-kinase); this encodes MSGVLKGARRIVVKVGSSLVTNEGKGVDAQAIGNWCRQLATLAREGREVVMVSSGAIAEGMKRLGWTARPKELHELQAAAAVGQMGLAQMYETKLSEHGMGSAQVLLTHADLADRERYLNARSTLLTLLSLNVIPVINENDTVVNDEIKFGDNDTLGALVANLVEADALVILTDQRGLYSADPRKDPEAKFIAQAEAGTPELERMAGGAGSAIGRGGMLTKILAAKRAAGSGASTVIAWGRETDVLLRLAAGEAIGTALVAATPKVAARKQWMADHLQLRGAVVVDDGARAKLLDEGKSLLPIGVVEVQGDFARGDVIAVRSAAGAEVARGLSNYSAVEARLIARKPSSQIEAMLGYTNEPELIHRDNLVLS
- a CDS encoding prolyl-tRNA synthetase, family II (PFAM: YbaK / prolyl-tRNA synthetases associated domain; Anticodon binding domain; tRNA synthetase class II core domain (G, H, P, S and T)~TIGRFAM: prolyl-tRNA synthetase, family II) encodes the protein MKASQFFIATLKEAPADAEIASHKLMMRAGMIKRLGAGIYNYMPMGLRVIRKVEAIIREEMNRAGAVELLMPVVQPAELWQETGRFEKMGPELLRVKDRHERDFIIQPTSEEVVTDIARQELRSYRQLPRNFYHIQTKFRDERRPRFGVMRGREFTMKDAYSFDRDEAGATKSYQGMFEAYKRIFDRFGLQYRAVAADTGAIGGDLSHEFQVIADTGEDAIVYCPSSDYAANIELAEALPLLATRAPAAQALAKTPTPGKSTCEDVAALLNIPLQRTVKSLVLATDELDEAGAIKKTTVWLLLVRGDHALNEVKAGKVEGLKGGFRFATGAEIEAHFGCKPGYLGPIGLKQPLKVVADRTVANMADFVCGANDADFHLTGVNWGRDLPEPDVVADIRNVLEGDPSPDGKGLLAIQRGIEVGHVFFLGTKYSKAMNATYLDETGKPQFMQMGCYGIGVTRILGAAIEQGHDERGIVWPDAIAPFTVVVCPIGYDRSAEVKAAADALHDELLAAGIDVMLDDRGERPGAMFADWELIGVPHRVVISDRGLKAGQVEVQGRREAQASTVPAAEVAAFVKARLSA
- a CDS encoding NTP pyrophosphohydrolase (PFAM: NUDIX domain~TIGRFAM: mutator mutT protein) produces the protein MLDREGFRPNVGIVLLNSRNQVFWGKRLRTHSWQFPQGGIKYGETPEQAMFRELHEEVGLRPEHVRILARTRDWLRYEVPDNFIRKDARGHYKGQKQIWFLLMLVGRDSDLDLRATNHPEFDAWRWNDYWVPLDVVIEFKRKVYELALTELARYLPRGTHPTRFLRGGMRGRRHDDLPPDGVMDPSMDGGLESGGHETTPGEHHD
- a CDS encoding soluble lytic murein transglycosylase-like protein (PFAM: Transglycosylase SLT domain), which encodes MKAWPTATSRRGLLASGAALTLGTLLAPWRAARAGAQREEPLADAVRGALAAAVAEDAPPKPVFDDVEARMAYLRWLGANSERLKRRKSEHAVRVEFLETLWYESKRAALEPELVLGLVQVESAFRKYAISSVGARGYMQVMPFWARVIGDGDPARLFHTQTNLRFGCVILRHYLQLERGDLFLALGRYNGSRGRPEYPNAVMAARRQWLPV
- a CDS encoding type IV-A pilus assembly ATPase PilB (PFAM: Type II/IV secretion system protein; GSPII_E N-terminal domain~TIGRFAM: type IV-A pilus assembly ATPase PilB); protein product: MAVDTVVDQPQSALSGVARVLVHAGKLNAKTAEALAAGAKERKSSFVSAVISAGAVSAADLAHTLAVTLALPLMDLHALDFERLPRNVVDAKLTQQYQVVVLGRRGNRLFIGGADPTDQEAVERIKFATQLSPEWVIVEYDKLSRLLESQGTSANEAIENLASGDFEFDVTEEDATVSEANEVTAEVEDAPVVRFLQKMLIDAINMRASDLHFEPFEYNYRVRFRIDGELREITQPPIAIKDKLASRIKVISRLDIAEKRVPQDGRMKLKFGNKAIDFRISTLPTLFGEKIVIRILDPSSAKLGIEALGYEKIEKERLLKAIVRPYGMVLVTGPTGSGKTVSLYTCLNILNQPGVNISTVEDPAEINLPGVNQVNVNDKAGLNFAVALKAFLRQDPDIIMVGEIRDLETADIAIKAAQTGHMVMSTLHTNDAPTTLTRMLNMGIAPFNIAASVILITAQRLARRLCENCKAQADYPQEALLRAGFKPDDLDGSWKPYRAVGCSSCNNGYKGRVGLYQVMPITEEQQRIILAQGTAMDIATQAQKDGVRDLRQSGLLKVRSGMTTLEEVISVTNE
- a CDS encoding Obg family GTPase CgtA (PFAM: GTPase of unknown function; GTP1/OBG~TIGRFAM: Obg family GTPase CgtA; small GTP-binding protein domain), which gives rise to MKFVDEATIDIAAGNGGAGCVSFRREKFIPFGGPNGGDGGRGGSVWAVADRNLNTLIDYRYARRHEARNGEPGRGSDQFGAAADDIVLRMPVGTIIKDLDTEQVLAELLVPDEKVLLAKGGDGGFGNLHFKSATNRAPKQKTPGWPGEARKLKLELRVLADVGLLGMPNAGKSTLIAAISNARPKIADYPFTTLHPNLGVVRAGPERSFVVADIPGLIEGASEGAGLGHLFLRHLQRTRLLLHVVDMAPFDESVDPVAQARAIVKELQKYDQALHDKPRWLVLNKMDMVPEDHRTKLVKDFVRRYRWKGPVFEVSALARQGLDPLVQAVYEHVAAARNAPIPEPDPRFEAPAEANGADE
- a CDS encoding ribosomal protein L27 (PFAM: Ribosomal L27 protein~TIGRFAM: ribosomal protein L27), with amino-acid sequence MAQKKGGGSTRNGRDSQPKMLGVKVYGGQAISAGGIIVRQRGTKFHPGLNVGLGKDHTLYALVDGEVFFAVKGPQNRHTVNVTPA
- a CDS encoding polyprenyl p-hydroxybenzoate/phenylacrylic acid decarboxylase (PFAM: Flavoprotein~TIGRFAM: polyprenyl P-hydroxybenzoate and phenylacrylic acid decarboxylases) — protein: MTSNARPRLVVGITGASGAVYGTRLLQRARGLGIQTHLVVTPAGVLNAHHELGLDRAGLEALADQAHAPGDIGACVASGSFATTAMVVAPCSMKTLAAVAHGLCDNLLTRAADVTLKERRRLILLVRETPLNLAHLRNMTAVTEMGGIVFPPLPAFYNKPKSIDEMVDDTVERVLELAGVAGAQPRVWTGLRDGA